Proteins from one Oryza sativa Japonica Group chromosome 12, ASM3414082v1 genomic window:
- the LOC107279790 gene encoding pentatricopeptide repeat-containing protein At1g71460, chloroplastic translates to MAMASSSLAAANHPLLPSKPLSCPKPLTRATPLSRALHAGAAAAARGASSSQAELRPDSKNAPALSAELRRLARVGRLPSALALLDHLSHRGVPATASAFAALLTACRSLAHARQVHAHLRVHGLDSNEFLLARLVELYLALGAREDARKVLDGLPRASSFSWNALLHGHVRRGRGQAGAAVVDGFAEMRAAGADANEYTYGCVLKSISGSAAPSMAMATATHAMLIKNAYAGAPRMLMTGLMDVYFKCGKVKPAVMVFEEMPERDVVAWGAVIAGFAHKGMKREALEHFRWMVEDGIKVNSVVLTSVVPVIGELRAWNLGREIHGFVLKKFQHRKDVGNIQAGLVDMYCKCGDMVSGRRVFYSAKKRNVVSWTALMSGYASNGRPDQALRCILWMQQEGIRPDLIAVGTVLPVCTKLKALREGKELHAYALRRWFLPNISLCTSLITMYGTCSHSDYSQRVFHVMDKKTVQAWTALVDAYLKNGDPSTAVDVFRSMLLSNRRPDAVAISRMLSACRDIGASKLGKELHGQALKLRMEPLPLVAAGLVSMYGTCGDLKAAQRVFNRIESKGSLTCTAIIEAYAINQRHKEALELFAWMLSNRFVPNNGTFDVLLRICEAAGLHDEALQIFNSMVQEYNLEASEHNFDCIIRLLTAADRTSEAHRFADLKATLFNLSTPSLNC, encoded by the coding sequence ATGGCGATGGcgtcctcctccctcgccgccgcaaaccaccccctcctcccctccaagCCGCTCTCCTGCCCCAAGCCCCTCACCCGCGCGACGCCCCTCTCCCGCGCGctccacgccggcgccgccgcggccgcgcggggcgcTTCGTCGTCGCAGGCGGAGCTCCGGCCGGACTCCAAGAACGCGCCCGCGCTGTCCGCGGAGCTCCGGAGGCTGGCGCGCGTCGGGAGGCTCCCCTCCGCGCTCGCCCTCCTCGACCACCTCTCCCACCGCGGTGTCCCCGCCACGGCCTCGGCCTTCGCCGCGCTGCTCACCGCGTGCCGGTCGCTCGCCCACGCGCGCCAGGTCCACGCGCACCTCCGCGTCCACGGCCTCGACTCCAACGAGTTCCTGCTCGCCAGGCTCGTCGAGCTCTACCTCGCGCTCGGCGCCCGGGAGGACGCGCGCAAGGTGCTCGACGGGTTGCCCCGGGCGAGCTCCTTCTCGTGGAACGCGCTCCTCCACGGGCACGTGCGCCGGGGACGCGGCCAggcgggcgccgccgtcgtggatGGGTTCGCAGAGatgcgcgccgcgggcgccgacGCCAACGAGTACACGTATGGCTGCGTCCTCAAGTCCATCTCCGGGAGCGCCGCGCcgtccatggccatggccaccgCCACGCACGCGATGCTGATCAAGAACGCCTACGCGGGCGCTCCCAGGATGCTCATGACGGGGCTCATGGACGTGTACTTCAAGTGCGGGAAGGTGAAGCCTGCGGTTATGGTGTTCGAGGAAATGCCAGAGAGGGATGTGGTTGCGTGGGGTGCAGTGATTGCCGGGTTTGCGCATAAGGGGATGAAGAGGGAGGCGCTGGAGCATTTCCGGTGGATGGTGGAGGATGGGATCAAGGTGAACTCTGTGGTGCTTACGTCAGTTGTGCCTGTCATCGGCGAGTTGCGTGCCTGGAACTTGGGTAGGGAGATCCATGGTTTTGTGCTGAAGAAGTTCCAACATCGTAAGGATGTTGGAAACATTCAGGCAGGGTTGGTAGATATGTACTGCAAGTGTGGCGATATGGTCTCTGGGAGACGGGTGTTCTATAGCGCTAAGAAGAGGAATGTTGTCTCATGGACGGCACTGATGTCTGGCTATGCATCCAATGGCAGGCCTGACCAGGCGCTGAGGTGCATACTTTGGATGCAACAAGAAGGAATCAGACCGGATCTTATAGCCGTGGGGACTGTGCTCCCAGTATGTACGAAGTTGAAAGCATTGAGGGAAGGGAAAGAGCTTCACGCATATGCCTTGCGGAGGTGGTTCCTGCCAAATATTTCCTTGTGCACTTCACTGATCACTATGTATGGTACGTGCAGTCACTCGGATTACTCTCAACGGGTGTTCCATGTCATGGACAAGAAGACTGTACAAGCTTGGACAGCATTGGTCGATGCGTACCTAAAGAATGGTGATCCTTCAACTGCTGTTGATGTGTTCAGATCAATGCTGCTCTCAAACCGCCGGCCTGATGCTGTTGCAATCAGCAGGATGTTGAGTGCCTGCCGTGACATTGGGGCATCAAAACTTGGCAAGGAATTGCATGGTCAAGCGTTAAAGTTGCGGATGGAACCTCTCCCCCTAGTTGCAGCAGGGCTAGTTAGCATGTATGGCACATGTGGAGACCTCAAGGCAGCGCAACGGGTTTTCAACCGGATTGAGTCCAAGGGATCCCTTACTTGCACTGCCATAATAGAAGCTTACGCAATCAACCAGAGACACAAGGAGGCACTGGAACTCTTTGCTTGGATGCTGTCAAACAGGTTTGTTCCAAATAATGGCACCTTTGATGTGTTGCTGAGAATCTGTGAAGCGGCAGGGTTGCATGATGAAGCTCTTCAGATTTTCAACTCCATGGTGCAAGAATACAATCTGGAAGCGTCTGAACATAATTTTGACTGCATTATACGGCTTCTCACTGCTGCAGACAGGACTTCTGAAGCACATCGGTTTGCTGATCTGAAAGCTACTCTGTTTAATTTATCAACTCCCTCTTTGAATTGCTAA
- the LOC9270012 gene encoding probable serine/threonine-protein kinase At1g54610 produces the protein MCLHTKLKFAYSCLLPKIFGRNSVKIGLNLIHSFKKASYVLMGCLCSKGAKDDTDATSENKTPSRNSAAASAKTATGTNDGNSAVIDGQLKENASKLQLGDGEKAIVALDVRTGSGNNAELKGLSGEHVAAGWPAWLANVAPKAVEGWVPRRADSFEKLDKIGQGTYSIVYKARDLETGNIVALKKVRFVNMDPESVRFMAREIKILRTLDHPNVIKLQGIVTSRVSQSLYLVFEYMEHDLSGLIATPGLKLSEPQIKCFVQQLLHGLDHCHKNGVLHRDIKGSNLLIDNNGVLKIADFGLAISYDPKNPQPLTSRVVTLWYRPPELLLGATEYGVAVDMWSTGCIVAELFAGKPIMPGRTEVEQIHKIFKLCGSPMDDYCKKSKVPETAMFKPQHQYRRCVAETFKVFPTSAVVLIDSLLSLDPEARGTAASALQSDFFTKEPFACDPSSLPKLPPSKEYDVRLRQEEARRQKTAALAGQGAESVRPENDNRVTNRTISGVNGELKQQTHTSSKSNSEVFNQEDSVPGFRVEPRERPTAVQLPGYSSTWNNMEGDNDQPTVPGRACCSVRVANPCGIRKKGSSHSLIPQFGATDLRSTVEATDHNDSPDRHDENKNPEVKDGMNHGRKYRRIHHSGPLMPPGGNVEDMLKEHERQIQEAVRKARVSKPGR, from the exons ATGTGCCTTCACACCAAGCTGAAATTTGCGTACTCATGCCTCCTCCCCAAG ATATTTGGAAGAAACTCTGTCAAAATTGGTCTCAATTTGATCCACTCATTCAAGAAGGCATCTTATGTGCTTATGGGCTGCCTTTGCTCCAAAGGCGCAAAAGATGATACCGATGCCACTTCTGAGAACAAAACACCATCGAGGAATTCTGCTGCAGCAAGTGCTAAGACAGCAACCGGTACAAATGATGGCAACTCAGCTGTGATTGATGGACAGCTGAAAGAAAATGCAAGTAAATTGCAATTGGGTGATGGAGAGAAGGCGATCGTAGCTCTAGATGTTAGGACCGGTAGTGGTAACAATGCAGAACTGAAGGGGCTCTCAGGTGAGCATGTAGCTGCTGGGTGGCCTGCTTGGCTCGCAAATGTGGCACCAAAAGCAGTAGAAGGCTGGGTGCCTCGGCGAGCCGATTCATTTGAGAAATTAGACAAG ATTGGACAGGGAACTTATAGTATTGTATACAAAGCTCGGGATCTTGAAACAGGAAACATTGTTGCACTAAAAAAGGTGCGGTTTGTCAACATGGACCCTGAGAGCGTGCGCTTTATGGCTAGAGAAATCAAAATCCTTAGGACACTGGATCATCCAAATGTCATAAAGCTTCAAGGGATTGTAACATCTCGCGTATCGCAAAGCCTGTATCTTGTCTTCGAATACATGGAACATGACCTTTCTGGTCTCATTGCAACTCCTGGCCTCAAGCTCTCTGAGCCACAG ATAAAGTGCTTCGTTCAGCAgctgcttcatggccttgatCATTGCCACAAAAATGGAGTTCTTCATAGAGACATCAAAGGCTCAAACCTTTTGATTGATAACAATGGAGTGCTGAAAATTGCCGACTTTGGACTGGCAATATCTTATGATCCCAAGAATCCACAACCGCTGACAAGCCGTGTTGTGACATTGTGGTACAGACCACCAGAACTTTTGCTCGGTGCAACAGAATATGGTGTGGCTGTTGATATGTGGAGCACAGGGTGCATTGTGGCAGAACTCTTTGCTGGAAAACCAATCATGCCAGGAAGAACTGAG GTGGAGCAAATTCACAAGATTTTTAAGCTCTGTGGGTCACCCAtggatgattattgcaagaaatCAAAAGTGCCAGAGACAGCAATGTTCAAGCCTCAGCATCAGTATAGGCGGTGTGTTGCTGAGACTTTCAAAGTTTTTCCTACTTCAGCTGTTGTTCTCATAGACTCCTTGCTTTCATTAGACCCAGAAGCTCGAGGAACAGCTGCCTCAGCTCTTCAAAGTGAT TTTTTCACAAAAGAGCCATTTGCATGCGACCCATCAAGCCTGCCAAAACTTCCACCAAGCAAGGAGTATGATGTTAGACTGAGGCAAGAGGAAGCCAGGAG GCAAAAAACCGCAGCTCTTGCCGGACAAGGAGCTGAATCTGTCAGGCCAGAAAATGACAATCGTGTAACGAATCGTACTATTAGTGGTGTTAATGGTGAATTGAAG CAACAAACACACACCAGCTCAAAGAGCAACAGCGAGGTGTTCAACCAAGAGGACAGTGTTCCAGGGTTTAGGGTGGAACCACGGGAACGTCCAACTGCGGTGCAGCTCCCTGGGTACAGTTCCACATGGAACAACATGGAGGGCGACAATGACCAGCCAACAGTACCTGGCCGCGCTTGCTGCTCAGTGCGCGTCGCGAATCCTTGTGGCATAAGGAAGAAGGGGTCATCACACTCGCTCATACCACAGTTTGGTGCGACCGATTTGAGGAGCACTGTTGAAGCTACTGATCATAACGACTCACCAGACAGGCATGATGAGAACAAGAACCCAGAAGTCAAGGACGGCATG AACCATGGGAGGAAGTACAGAAGGATCCACCACTCAGGGCCATTGATGCCGCCAGGAGGGAACGTTGAGGACATGCTCAAGGAGCACGAGAGGCAGATCCAAGAAGCCGTTCGCAAGGCGCGTGTCAGCAAGCCAGGCAGGTAG
- the LOC4351739 gene encoding putative disease resistance protein RGA1 → MALVFAGKAVATAAISFWINKAFTYLKEYKVEGIEDIKNRLLQSMPKIQVVLDIVNPRYVKEQSSALDAWLWQLRHAVEEAEDVIDVLEYYKLKEMAKDHKVSVWGSSFSKVKHKVIKSVKHVSILDKNLKQFTHRGTLKRLREAVEGLDKVASDIMSILTVTEHLKEVASCSQQQEYSTNDDRATGLTLTPPKFVGREKEKEKIVRWLTKASTDASGNLMSTNHIPILSLIGHGGMGKTTLAQRVCEEMVRKNFKVIWVCVSDRFDVTSVTSKILESATGAKPNANCLETLQQSLIHKLKYSTDFLLVLDDVWEDKKIDKWEKLFAPLRTGKSGSKILLTTRMQSVAVLATEAMGIETEFLSIEGLEEGENLELFSHSVFSGQNPQDFPNLKSVGKQIVKKLGGCPLVTKVVGGHLRSNMSFQHWNNFLQEGLQHFKGSEDDIMEVLRLSYYCLPTDLQICFRYCSIFPQDYAFKMKDLVLMWIGSGLISEAGNKPPKRLEDIGEQILAQLAGKSFFETNIKVDPYSQRKENYYIMHDLMHELARYVSSGECARIISPGMLENEKDTVRHLCISGIDHLSTEEVKKILHFKNVRTVIIEGSGLIDSNLFHAVENVMEQSKSLRLLQSNLENTFHLPKIAHLKHLCYIDLPRISPDTICGLVKLYHLLLVKCFNGSREEPKQVRYLGNIDHLRYVNYGKIGEFPIGRLTSLQELHNYRIQGGKGNKISAISNLSTLRELEVLGLENVESHEEADNVELNDKKYITLLSLAWSARAAVENRKDELLLNHLEPYANIETLRISGYGGVRSPIWIENLCIKNLVSLELARCLYWEKLPSLGELVSLKHLWLECLPSLQQIGQSSEASSSNCVDLSLPPNLDTMIVRRCKELRALPILPTTLVHFETSNVGLTKLPRIGKECNENLETKSSRLLVVVVEECKCLNSLEESLLVQGDYIKSIHVLRISDCEDLEAAPLVFEQMNELRELDIRNCPKLRTSRGVGDTFLPLALQKLNVNYCGELELPLIGALQGLTHLSELVLEKCKYLESLPSHDVFKSLKSLKSLEIIGCENLSSLGGLGSLQYLLELKISACSKLMAIGSSQTPDASSTSTLQIDYIEIDLPDILHLEPLKGLCHTKGLVIRGGTQLESLPEEWLLQNRGKLQSLKIYSASSLESLPLHMRDLCSLNLLLLSGARKLQSLPDFPSSLQKLDITCCCKELEEKVGVYESPEWNNISHIARVHIGDSYFMDGKKCSEETLDRQQ, encoded by the exons ATGGCACTAGTGTTTGCTGGAAAGGCAGTGGCAACTGCAGCCATCTCCTTCTGGATCAACAAGGCTTTCACCTACCTGAAAGAGTACAAGGTTGAAGGCATCGAAGATATTAAGAACAGGCTACTGCAGTCGATGCCGAAGATCCAGGTCGTTCTCGATATTGTCAATCCCAGGTATGTAAAGGAACAGAGCAGTGCACTAGATGCATGGTTATGGCAGCTCAGGCACGCAGTTGAGGAGGCTGAGGACGTGATCGATGTGCTCGAGTACTACAAACTCAAAGAAATGGCAAAGGACCACAAGGTTAGTGTCTGGGGTTCCTCTTTCTCTAAGGTGAAGCACAAAGTTATTAAGTCTGTTAAACATGTCAGTATTTTGGACAAGAATTTGAAACAATTTACTCACCGGGGCACTCTCAAGAGGTTGAGGGAAGCTGTGGAGGGTTTAGACAAGGTTGCTTCAGATATTATGAGCATTCTCACAGTCACAGAACATCTCAAAGAGGTTGCTTCGTGTAGTCAGCAGCAGGAGTATTCAACGAACGATGATCGTGCGACAGGTTTGACATTAACTCCACCTAAATTTGTTGGAcgagaaaaggagaaagaaaagatAGTTAGATGGCTGACAAAGGCATCAACTGACGCTTCTGGAAATTTGATGAGCACTAACCATATTCCTATTCTGTCGTTAATTGGTCACGGTGGCATGGGGAAGACTACGTTGGCTCAACGTGTTTGTGAAGAAATGGTTAGGAAGAATTTCAAGGTTATATGGGTGTGTGTATCTGATCGCTTTGATGTAACATCTGTGACAAGTAAAATACTAGAATCTGCTACGGGGGCAAAACCTAATGCTAATTGTTTGGAGACACTACAGCAAAGCCTAATACACAAACTGAAGTATTCTACTGATTTTTTGCTTGTTTTAGATGATGTGTGGGAAGATAAGAAAATAGATAAATGGGAAAAGTTGTTTGCTCCTCTAAGGACAGGGAAGAGTGGGAGCAAAATTTTGTTAACAACACGGATGCAGTCAGTAGCTGTTTTGGCCACAGAAGCCATGGGAATTGAAACAGAGTTCTTGTCAATAGAAGGACTAGAAGAAGGTGAAAATCTTGAGCTCTTCAGTCATTCTGTATTTTCTGGTCAGAATCCACAAGATTTTCCAAATTTGAAATCAGTCGGCAAACAAATTGTGAAGAAACTAGGAGGATGTCCCCTGGTAACAAAGGTTGTCGGTGGCCATTTGCGGAGCAATATGAGTTTTCAACACTGGAACAATTTCTTGCAAGAAGGTTtgcaacattttaaaggaaGTGAAGATGATATTATGGAAGTCCTCAGACTAAGCTACTACTGTCTACCAACCGACCTTCAGATTTGCTTTCGATACTGTAGTATATTCCCGCAAGATTATGCATTTAAAATGAAAGACCTAGTGCTGATGTGGATAGGTTCAGGACTGATCTCAGAAGCTGGAAATAAACCACCAAAAAGGCTTGAGGACATTGGAGAACAGATCTTGGCTCAATTAGCTGGGAAATCATTCTTTGAAACCAATATCAAAGTAGATCCGTATAGTCAAAGGAAAGAAAATTATTACATAATGCATGACTTAATGCATGAATTGGCAAGGTATGTATCTTCTGGGGAATGTGCAAGAATAATCAGTCCTGGCATGTTGGAAAATGAGAAGGATACAGTTCGACACCTATGTATTTCAGGAATTGACCATTTATCTACTGAGGAGGTTAAGAAGATCTTACATTTTAAGAATGTGCGCACTGTTATCATTGAAGGCTCAGGTTTGATTGACAGCAATTTATTTCATGCAGTTGAAAATGTTATGGAACAATCAAAATCGCTGCGTCTACTGCAATCAAATTTGGAGAATACATTTCATCTTCCAAAAATTGCTCATCTAAAGCACCTCTGTTATATTGATCTACCTAGGATATCTCCTGATACCATATGTGGACTTGTGAAACTTTATCACTTATTGCTAGTTAAATGTTTCAATGGTTCTCGCGAAGAGCCAAAACAAGTGAGGTATTTGGGAAACATTGATCATCTGCGATATGTGAATTACGGCAAAATTGGTGAGTTCCCAATTGGAAGGCTCACTTCACTTCAGGAGCTGCACAACTACAGGATCCAAGGTGGCAAAGGTAACAAAATAAGCGCAATCAGCAACTTGAGTACTCTTCGTGAACTAGAGGTGCTTGGTCTTGAGAATGTTGAGAGCCATGAAGAAGCTGACAATGTCGAGCTAAATGATAAGAAATATATCACCTTGTTATCTTTGGCATGGTCAGCACGTGCGGCTGTGGAAAACAGAAAAGATGAGTTGCTTCTTAATCACCTTGAGCCATATGCTAATATTGAAACACTGAGAATTTCAGGTTATGGTGGTGTAAGGTCTCCTATTTGGATTGAAAATCTCTGCATCAAGAACTTAGTGTCACTCGAGTTGGCAAGATGTCTATATTGGGAAAAACTTCCTTCACTTGGAGAGTTAGTATCTCTTAAACATCTTTGGTTGGAGTGCCTTCCTAGTTTGCAACAGATTGGTCAATCATCTGAGGCCTCAAGTAGTAATTGTGTTGATTTATCCCTTCCTCCAAATCTTGACACTATGATAGTAAGACGCTGCAAAGAGCTGAGGGCATTGCCTATCCTGCCTACTACCTTGGTTCATTTTGAAACAAGTAATGTTGGTTTGACCAAACTTCCTAGGATAGGAAAGGAATGCAACGAGAACCTCGAGACCAAGTCATCCAGGCTGCTGGTCGTAGTTGTCGAAGAATGTAAATGTCTGAACTCACTTGAAGAGAGCCTTCTAGTGCAGGGAGACTACATCAAAAGCATCCATGTCCTACGCATCTCAGATTGTGAAGATCTGGAGGCTGCTCCATTGGTATTTGAACAGATGAATGAACTTAGAGAGCTTGATATCAGAAACTGTCCAAAGCTGAGGACATCGAGAGGTGTTGGAGATACATTCCTGCCATTAGCACTTCAAAAACTGAATGTCAATTACTGTGGTGAACTTGAACTTCCACTGATTGGAGCACTACAAGGACTCACGCATCTTTCTGAGCTGGTGTTGGAGAAGTGCAAATACCTAGAATCACTCCCCTCACATGATGTGTTCAAGAGCCTCAAGTCTCTGAAGTCTCTCGAGATAATAGGATGCGAGAATCTGTCATCCTTAGGTGGTCTTGGTTCGCTTCAATACCTTCTTGAGCTGAAAATCAGTGCTTGTAGTAAGCTCATGGCGATCGGGTCATCCCAAACTCCCGACGCATCGTCTACTAGCACCCTGCAGATAGACTATATTGAAATTGATCTGCCAGACATACTGCATCTTGAGCCACTCAAGGGTCTCTGTCACACCAAGGGGTTGGTGATCAGAGGTGGAACGCAGCTGGAGAGCTTACCTGAGGAATGGCTTCTTCAGAATCGTGGAAAGCTCCAATCCCTGAAGATTTACAGTGCCAGTTCTTTGGAATCTCTGCCCCTCCATATGCGAGACCTATGCTCTCTCAACTTATTGCTGTTATCTGGTGCTAGGAAGCTTCAGTCGCTTCCTGATTTCCCATCCTCTCTGCAGAAGCTCGATATCACTTGCTGCTGCAAAGAACTGGAGGAGAAGGTTGGAGTATATGAAAGCCCTGAATGGAATAATATCTCCCATATTGCCAGGGTGCACATAG GAGATTCATACTTCATGGACGGCAAAAAATGCAGTGAAGAGACTTTGGACAGACAGCAGTGA
- the LOC9272455 gene encoding putative methyltransferase At1g22800, mitochondrial — MATGLAAAAARRRLLHLPRHRWAHLSSSAAPAGGLDGGDGSGGGGRVKIFDRDLKRRHRDRAAWAMGETDALADAVADNLLDRLEDCRKAFPSALCLGGSAGAVRRSLRGRGGIEKLIMMDMSADMVRKWREMDNATDDVLETQFVVGDEEYLPIKESSQDTIISCLGLHWTNDLPGAMIQCRLSLKPDGLFLAAILGGETLKELRIACTIAQMEREGGISPRMSPLAQVRDAGNLLTRAGFTLPGVDVDRYTVKYNSALELVEHLRAMGETNALFQRNPILKKDTALATAAIYQSMFGLEDGTVPATFQVIYMTGWKEHPSQQKAKRRGSATVSFSDLQKQFGSNQN; from the exons ATGGCCACggggctcgccgcggcggcggcccgccgccgcctcctccaccttccTCGCCACCGCTGggcccacctctcctcctccgctgctCCCGCGGGAGGGCTGGACGGCGGGgacgggagcggtggcggcggccgcgtcaaGATCTTCGACCGCGACCTGAAGCGGCGGCACCGGGACCGGGCGGCGTGGGCCATGGGGGAGACCGACgcgctcgccgacgccgtcgccgacaaCCTCCTCGACCGCCTCGAGGACTGCAGGAAGGCGTTCCCCTCCGCGCTCTGCCTCGGCggctccgccggcgccgtccgccgcTCGCTCCGCGGCCGCG GTGGAATTGAGAAGCTGATCATGATGGACATGTCGGCCGACATGGTGAGAAAGTGGCGAGAGATGGATAATGCTACCGATGACGTCCTCGAGACGCAGTTTGTCGTCGGAGATGAAGAATACCTTCCAATCAAAGAAAG CTCGCAGGATACGATAATAAGTTGTCTTGGGCTTCATTGGACAAATGATCTACCTGGAGCAATGATAcag TGTAGGTTGTCGTTGAAGCCTGATGGCCTTTTTCTTGCAGCAATTCTCGGTGGAGAGACTCTTAA GGAACTAAGAATAGCTTGTACAATTGCTCAAATGGAGCGTGAGGGTGGCATCAGTCCCCGAATGTCACCTTTAGCACAA GTCCGTGATGCAGGAAACCTTTTGACAAGAGCAGGCTTCACCCTTCCAGGAGTTGACGTTGACCGTTACACTGTGAAATACAATAGTG CTTTGGAACTTGTTGAACATCTTAGAGCGATGGGGGAAACAAATGCTCTCTTTCAAAGAAATCCT ATATTAAAGAAAGATACAGCTTTGGCAACTGCGGCCATTTACCAGTCAATGTTTGGGCTAGAAGATGGAACTGTTCCAGCAACCTTTCAG GTTATTTATATGACTGGCTGGAAGGAGCATCCATCACAGCAAAAAGCTAAGAGAAGGGGTTCTGCTACTGTATCATTTAGTGACTTACAAAAACAATTTGGTTCCAATCAGAACTAA
- the LOC4351742 gene encoding uncharacterized protein, with protein sequence MDEYLPQQKKVDEEQAAAVDTGKTNGKEAAKQHGHIRIDDDLVEYVNFGAVAQAGTAYFEKKYEAATGEKAADKVVRLIGKEETKDRDQEEKNKGVVYQF encoded by the exons ATGGACGAGTACCTGCCCCAGCAGAAGAAGGTCGACgaggagcaggcggcggcggtggacacCGGCAAGACGAACGGGAAAGAGGCGGCGAAGCAGCACGGCCACATCCGCATAGACGACGACTTGGTGGAGTACGTCAACTTTGGCGCCGTCGCTCAGGCTGGAACGGCCTATTTC GAAAAGAAGTACGAGGCGGCAACCGGGGAGAAGGCGGCGGACAAGGTGGTGAGGTTGATCGGCAAGGAGGAGACCAAGGATCGGGACCAGGAGGAGAAGAACAAGGGCGTCGTCTACCAGTTCTGA
- the LOC107276278 gene encoding E3 ubiquitin-protein ligase WAV3-like, whose protein sequence is MAAGTMAMGGIRCPVCFAAMAAGQAIFTAECSHTFHLRCVPGGAAACPVCATPWRDAPSPLTTSSIPAAYDDDDPVEPVATAARNSSGGGGGVLVLKTHCEYPALSRGAARDGFAVLVHAKAPAAAAEAAGRAPLDLVTVLDVSTSMTGDKLALDGKATAKRAVDALVANGNTNIRDGLDVDAKVLDGRRHTDAVASVILLSDGQDNQTMGYRGRFHMTDFKAAATSYDVLVPPSFTRAGGGERCAPVHAFGFGTDHDAAAMHSISEITGGTFSFIENLAVIQDTFARCIGGLLSVAAQNARISVECLDPGVRVRAVKSGRYESRIDAEGRAATVDVGELYADEERRFLLLLDVPRADGDAAVATRLASVRCTYRDTATEQSVDVAGEEDAVVLRPAVATGVAPSMEVELERERVRLEAADDIALARAAAERGAYGEAARILDARREALSRSAPAASGDAMCAALVAELRELSERVADEREYAQTGRACVLAGMSSHGQQRASSVQLGELRVRVFVRVRDTGDAEDGEALGDFA, encoded by the exons ATGGCAGCTGGCACGATGGCCATGGGTGGCATCCGGTGTCCCGTCTGcttcgccgccatggccgccggccaaGCCATCTTCACCGCCGAGTGCTCCCACACCTTCCACCTCCGCTgcgtccccggcggcgccgccgcctgccccgTCTGCGCCACGCCATGGCGCGACGCCCCGTCGCCGCTCACGACCTCCTCCATCCCCGCCgcgtacgacgacgacgacccggtggagccggtggcgacggcggcgcgcaacagcagcggcggcggcggcggcgtgctggtGCTCAAGACGCACTGCGAGTACCCGGCGCTCTcgcgcggcgccgcgcgcgACGGCTTCGCCGTGCTGGTGCACGCCaaggcgcccgcggcggcggccgaggcggcggggCGCGCGCCGCTGGACCTGGTCACGGTGCTCGACGTCAGCACGAGCATGACCGGGGACAAGCTGGCGCTG GACGGGAAGGCGACGGCCAAGCGCGCGGTGGACGCCCTCGTCGCGAACGGGAACACCAACATCCGCGACGGCCTCGACGTGGACGCCAAGGTGCTCGACGGCCGCCGCCACACCGACGCCGTCGCCAGCGTCATCCTCCTCTCCGACGGCCAAGACAACCAGACCATGGGTTACCGTGGCCGCTTCCACATGACGGATTTCAAGGCAGCGGCGACCAGCTACGACGTCCTCGTGCCGCCGTCTTTcacgcgcgccggcggcggcgagcggtgcgCGCCGGTGCACGCGTTCGGGTTCGGCACCGACCACGACGCGGCGGCCATGCACAGCATCTCGGAGATCACGGGTGGCACCTTCTCCTTCATCGAGAACCTCGCCGTCATCCAGGACACGTTCGCGCGGTGCATCGGCGGGCTCCTCTCCGTCGCCGCGCAGAATGCGCGCATCTCCGTCGAGTGCCTGGACCCCGGCGTGCGCGTCCGGGCGGTCAAGTCCGGCCGCTACGAGAGCCGCATCGACGCGGAGGGCCGCGCCGCCACGGTGGACGTCGGCGAGCTCTACGCCGACGAGGAGCGCCGCTTCCTGCTCCTCCTTGACGTGCCTCgagccgacggcgacgccgccgtcgccacgcgccTCGCCAGCGTGCGCTGCACGTACCGGGACACGGCGACGGAGCAGTCGGTGGACGTGGCCGGCGAGGAAGACGCCGTGGTCCTCCGCCCCGCCGTCGCGACGGGCGTGGCGCCGTCCATGGAGGTTGAGCTTGAGCGCGAGCGCGTCCGCCTCGAGGCGGCGGACGACATCGCgctggcgcgcgcggcggccgagcGGGGCGCCTACGGCGAGGCGGCAAGGATCCTCGACGCGAGGCGGGAGGCGCTGAGcaggtcggcgccggcggcgtccggcgacgCCATGTGCGCGGCGCTGGTGGCGGAGCTGCGGGAGCTGAGCGAGCGCGTGGCGGACGAGCGGGAGTACGCGCAGACGGGGCGCGCGTGCGTGCTCGCCGGCATGAGCTCGCACGGGCAGCAGCGCGCCTCGTCGGTGCAGCTAGGGGAGCTCCGTGTACGGGTGTTCGTCCGTGTTCGCGACACCGGAGATGCAGAGGATGGAGAAGCTCTCGGTGATTTTGCGTGA